The Elaeis guineensis isolate ETL-2024a chromosome 11, EG11, whole genome shotgun sequence genomic interval ATCTCTCGGTCGAAAGAGCACGGGGGCTGCCAAAAGACGCGTGGCCTTTCCTGTCCAAAGGAAACGACAAGGTGGTGGGGATCGAATCGGATCACCGGGGCCGAGGCGAAGCGCGGAGCGTCGCAttcgcgggggggggggggggggaggaagaggaggacaGGATAAAAAGATAGCAGTGGCCCATCGGGCGGTGAGAGGAATTAATGGCACGGCTTAGAGAGAAGCAAGCAAAGTCTCCTATTATTTTACTGCTGCCCTTTTTGTCGTCGTGGTTGCTGTCGCTGGGCGGTGAGGCGGGAGCCGCTCGCGTGGATGCATCCCCATATATTATTATTTTCGGAAGAGAAGCGAACGGAGTGCTAAACCACTAGAATGAACTCGTCCCGACAAAATGGCAATCGAGATGGTAAGCTAGTGTATGTGCTACAGGAGTAAGATGGCCGTACTAGAAAAGACTAGAGGATTAGTTGTCGGGTGGCCAATACGAGGGATCACTGGGTTTGGGTCGAAGGCGGTGCATGCAGGCGAGCACAAGGTGGGCAAAGTAAGTGAGAGTTGAGATGGAGGCTGAGTTCGCCGCTTGATGCCTGCCTTCATGGGGAATAATTTGAAAGTATGATAGAAACTAATGATTAAGTGAACTGCTATGAGCGCAAATGACACCATATGTATATATAATTCTCggccaatatatttttttatacttctaATTCTAGATGTAGAAAAAAGACTGTACGGACAAATGATCAAGTGAATTGCTATGAGCACAAATGACACTGTGTATATATAATTTTCTCGGCAAACTGACAAGGCAGTATGTGATTGGAAGCGGTTCTTAAAATTCAATGGTTGCTTTTCCACCATGCATTGCCACATCAACATGTGATAGGGACACTAATTATATTGGCTTCTTAGCAGAAGCATTAGTTACATTATCGTCTACACTCGTATGCATATTAAGATCATTTCATGGTGCTTGAAAGAGTGAATAGCCAAATACAAGTCTCAATATTTACCTGAAAATGGAAATCAGGTTACTATTGCAAAGCACATCTAAACTGCATTCAACATACAAAAGGGTGTTGATTGAGTTTCTTAAACATGGTTGATCGGTTGGAAGAAGAGCATATGCTTCTCAATTATTGATGGATAAATCCTAATCTCAAAGCACAAATATTCATATGAACGAGATGCTGGCATGGTAGGATGCAACTAGCTAGCTACACCGGCACTCTTTATTATTCGAGTCATAAGGTGCATGGCCAATCATGCATGAGCCAATCGACACATAAGCCCTCGCACAAAAGTGGCGCGGCATGTGGCACTCAATTTTCCTAGCCGAAAACTCCATGAAAAACCACTTAGATGGTTGATGAGCTAGATTCCAAAAATCTGAAAACTATGGGATATATAACACAGTTGGGTGTGATCTATGTTCCAAGGGACATCGCGCGAGATAATGCTAAACTATTGGATTTTTAATAACCAATTTCTCGAAGGTGGATGATGATGTAGTGCGGAATTTGCTCCATGTGTTTCCAAGAGGACCCAAGATGGTGCATCACTAGAGATGGGAGTCTCTTTGCCTTGATCAATACGTTAGCCCCACCAAGAATATGAACTCGTCTTTATTTCACATGGTTCCGCATTAACGAAAAAAGAAGCTTGTCTTGCGAAAACGAGTATAGGATTCCATCGCCTGCATCTGATCACCAAAACCACTCTCTCCCACTTGTGTTGCACGTTGACAAGGAAAACCATGCCAATCATGGAGATTCCCTACTTCTGTATTTGAAAGTGTAGTGGACCGCAGTAAAattgcaaaagaaaaataatggaaGGGATAAAAGTTTCTCAGGATTTGTGATCGGTTTAAAAATGCTTCTAAAGTTGTTCTTGGGAGATTTTTTGCCATTAAAATAaccatcaaatcactaattaatatacCAACTAAACTTTCATAAAGGGTCGATACCTGCCAGCTGCAATTATGGAGATCAAAGTAGGCAAAGATGAGATGCACGTAATCATTGTTTAGAGCAGGAGATGGCAGAAGGGCTGGACAGCTGAATTTCGATCACAATTTCTATCGTACAACTAATTGTTATTTTACTTTGATTTATTAGAATCTACTgattttattcttgatcttttttaTTATAATCATCAGGAATTTGATGCAACTAGTGATATTGTATTTATAGATTTCCTTTCTGGATATGATCCTTACTTCTCACTGAATTAATATAATCTATTGTGCACACTTAAGTGGAACGAAGCCAATCACAAATAACAACAATATCTTGTGTTAATGAAAGAAGAAAATTGCCCCCGTATCTTTGCCCAATTGTGCTCCCAAGGCCCAGGGATGGGCCCATCTTTGTGCTCGTGTTACACGAGAGATTAGGATGGAAGGGATGGTGTGATATGGCGAGCATACAAGCAGGTGGGGCTCGTGCATTTTCTTCGGCCTCCCCAATGGGCATGCTAAAGATGTTGATGGCCTGCCCATTTGCCATCAACCTTTAGCTCGTTGCATCCACCCTCCTTGTATTGCCAAAGTCCATATAGACCAGTTGTCACCCGAGTCACGGGAATGAATAAATTGAAGGAAACGGCGATGGTCTTCCATGATTGACAAGCACATCCACTTTTACCGTACAATAGGCCATGAAAAACTACTTCAATTGGCGTGGTAAAAACCGTGGAGGCAACAAGCACATCCATGGATTTGCTTAATTCCATGGGCTTCATAATCAGATCTATAAAGTGCTATATTCCACATTTCCACGTGAAATTACCAGCGTGCATCTAGAGTCTAGAATATACCCAAAAATTGCATGGTAaatcctttcttccttctctttctataCATCAAGAATTAACTAGGATTGAAGAACAATATATTGTTACAGCGAAGTCCAAGATCTGCCAGGAAGGCTGACTAACATATTTTGGAATCATCATTGTCTAGAACAGCAAAATGAGCTGAGAGAAGGAcaaataaaaaaaggaaaaaaaaaaaatgaagaacatAGATCTTAAGATGCTGATGActgaaaatagaaaggaagaaatCTCTGGAAATGCTTACGTCCCATCCCATTAGGATGCCTCTAGAAATAAGTACCATCCTCTAGCCACCCATTTGGTGCTGCAATGGGGAAGTCTGAAATTACCCAACCATCATGTACCATTATCAACATCAAATCCAGCCCCAGTCCAGCCAGGTCCTGAAGCACCTCTTCCCTTGGGCAGGATCATGTTGCCCCTCCCTCTTCCCAAATTTggggttcttttcttttctctcacttCAACAGGTCGTTGGTTGTGCCCATCTGAGGCTGGCTGACCACTATTGTTTCCTCCTGTGAGTGTATTTTCAGGGACTTTACCAGCTGATTCTGCTGGCTGAAGCTGGGCAGGCTGCGAAGCTGTAACATTGCTGGCCGTCTGTTGCACAGATACACCGTTATTCtgacataaaaataaagaaaactcAACTTCTAATATTCTATACACGCATGAACAAATACTTCTATGTCCACTGAATTGATGTAGCCTAGATAAAATAACAGGCAAATTACCCATTTACTGGAATACAAATTGTGAAAGTTTGAAATTTCATGCTACCTTATGTGCATAATGCAATTGATCATGAACCAAATGACCCATGCCATTTGTAACCTAAACAAAATTAGTCGTGGTTTTAATTAAGtctcagaaaaagaaaagcaaatgtAGATGCCATAAAATAATATACCATTCCTTTTCCAAAATGTTAATTTAACAAAAATATTCAGCCAGTTAGAGTCACCTACTAATCAGAAAATCCAACCACTGAGACAGTTGCCGGATTATGGACAAACAGATACTGGGCAAACTCCAGAATGTGGCAAGCGGAAAGGCTTGAACGTTCTTTTATGATTTGCAAAAACCAAGTGCTTATACAGTTATTAGCAGTTCCTTGGCCCAGAAAGGCTCATCTGTAAGCTATTTCAGCAGCTGATTGGGCTTTTGGACATGATAACTTAAACACCAACTTTAGAATAGCTCTATCAACCTGAAAAATAACTATATGATTTAAGGAATATTACCAGACCCTTTGATTTACTCCACATATTCACATCCAACACTTGAACGCAGGTATATCGAAGCCAGAATTTGATTCAGTGGGGGCAATGATAGTAATCTATATCTTTTACTTTATCAACCCAAAAGATACCTATATGATTTAAGGGATATGTTACACAGcccatttgatttaatcaaaatacTCACCGGACACTTGAACATGGGTATATGGCGGAGCCAGAAATTTGATCCTGAGGGGCAATGATGGTAATCTATAATCTTTTGCTTTATTTTTCAAcagaatattaaattattttgggCACAAAAGTTActgtaattattttaaaataaattagtcATTCGAAATAATCAAACTATGATATTCTatcataaatttcataattgtcaAAGTTCTAGCCAAGAGCTTGagaggaatcatcaagcttgtatcaTGAGTTGTATGGAAATAAACATTGAAGCACGGATACATCTATATTGATGGCAACaatattgagagagagagagagagagagagagagagagagagagagtagcaaTATTACATTCTTGAagaggtttaaaaaaaaaaaaaaaaaaggaaaaagaaaaagaaaaggagcagAAGAAAAGGTAGTGTACTCTAGCCATGCTTCACCTGGTTTATCATCTTCGGATGTTCTTTACCAGTTTGATATAGACATTTCAGTGGAAATCTCAGATATAAATtaagttatttattttttaaaaaatggttTAACATGAGCAAGAGCCTGAAttgattgtacccaaaaaaaaaaaaaaagaaacctgcATTGACTTTTTAATCTGAAGGGTCTTCAGATTCTCTACTATGACATTAGTTAGTGGGTGTCTCGGGATGTCTTGGGATACTCTTGATGGTGAGAAAATATAGTACTAGCGAGAAAGAACGGAGGGCAAGTCAGGTGGGCATTCCATAATTACTATCCACAATTAACAAATTCCATATTTTTAGGAAGTGCACCAGTAGGCAGTTTCAACTGAATTTTTTGGGTAACAAAATGCAAGTCAAGCAAATCCTAGAATTTCAAGGGGTGCAATTGCTCCCCTTGCCCCCTGGCTCCACCAGTGGTACAGGATGACACTAGGGTTTGGGTCTGCAAAAAGAAATTTTCCAAGGTTAGAAGACAATCAAGACATTCACACATCCACACTTAACACTCATACCAGAGTCCTTATAGTAGAACCGAGAAACATATGTCAGTTCACAGACCAGTCATGATTATCCAACTTATAACATAGCTTGTCGCAGCAGAAGTTTTATGCAACACTAGCtgcaatatttttttgtgatctgGTGACAGATGATCTGAGCAGAAGAGTCCTTTTGTTTCAAGTTCTCCACCATAAAGAATAGCCAAAGAACTTCATATCAAACATACAGTGACATAACACAAACATTAAAATGGAATTAAAAAACATAACAACAAAGAGACATCAACCAAATAGGTTGACATAATGAAGTCTATATAGGACAGAGAGGACGTTATAGTGGAAGACACTAAAGAATACTTACATGAACAACAGAGGAACCCCGGCTAGGGTTAAGAGCTGCAAGTCGTCTTTTTAACTCCTCCAGTCTTGTAAGTTGAGTGGCTGTGCTTTCTTGGATCTATTCAATATGCAAGATGCAAAACATTATGAATTAGCATCAAATTTGAGTAAGGaggagaaaataagaaaaaaaaaaagaaaacaaatataCCAACTGATTTAGATCATCACAGAGCATCTTCTTGGTTTCCTCCTCATCCCTAACAGTTTGAGCTGCAGCCTCCCACACCTAAGATGCCAAAATTATTTTATCCCCAAGATTATCCAAAAGCTGGCAATAATGAAGCAAAAGAACGTTGAAAAGATGCAAAAAGCCATCAGCCAGAGACATCCATAGACTCTCATCTTCCTAAAAATAATTGAATGCTGTTATATTGGTTGGAACAAAATGCAACAGAATAGTGGGCGGGAATCATTCCCGCATATCcaattatatatacatatgtagtaTCTGTTGTTGATTATTTCATAAATCAGCATATAAACTTTGATGATTTCTAGCAAATATGCAAAGTGTTGGGGCTTGCAGAAAAGAAATGATAGATCATCAGAAAACCACAGTTAGCAGCAAAACATACAACAAGTGGAACATAAGGTAAAGTGGTAAACCATATGTGAGAAATAAACAAAGAGATGGACAACGATATATCCAAGAGTGCAAAATTGGATCATCACCgttcttttttattttgaatttcagaataaatttaatctgatttataaaTCTTTCCATGGGAAACCAAGTTGCCAGCTAGCTAGTGAGGTGTGTGTATGAGACCTACAAACTGATCTAATTGACGGTGGCTGAAAATTGCAGAAAAAAAAATTGGACCACTTCAATAGAATGTGCAGACTCTTTTCCCCACATTGGAATCCTTTTCATTGAAGAATACAAAATGAAGTCTAGATAGGAGTCCGCACAGGAAATTTACTGTCCTTTTATCTTCTAAAGTACATCTAGTGGTTTAATATTATTCTACCGGGAAGTTTAGGAACTATGGCAACAGTTTAGTCACGCTTCTGAATCCAGTTTTGACAAAATGTTGTTTTAGGTGTCATTGTATTTCAAGGATGAGTCAAGGGAGTTTTAGAGTACTTTGGAGTGTTCTAGAGTCATTGACATGATATTATTCTGTACTGGACTCCAGATCAATTAGAAGTTCAACTGTTTTGAAACTTTATGCTTTCTTTAGTTACAGAAAAACCTCACATTAAGTGTGCCCTTAGGAGTAGCATAATGTCGTAGAAGGGGGTTGGAAAAGGAAAGGAGGTACATGCAGAGATGAATAAAGATTTCATGTCTTTCTTTCTTCTCAAAGAAAACAATGGTCAGTTTACCGTTGATGACTTATATGCTTTCCACCGTATTTAAGATGAGAATGAGATTCCCTAATTTTGCATCTTTTCAACCGGTTGAATGACTTTACTGTTCTTTCAATTTCCTTGATCTGAAATTCAAATATAAGAAATAACTCAAAAATGCAAAGATAAACTTTAATGCATGCAGACGTAAGACccctttgaaaaatcaaatttagattgctaTGTGGTATGAAATCAACTACTCCATAGCTGAGCTAATTGTAATAAAAATTCAGTGTGCTGAAATCCCAGCAAATCTAAAAGTTCATCACTTGGAACCAGATTCAAGATAATCCTGGCTTAATTTTGGTACCAAGTTCATTGCATTAGGGATTTgattattcaataaaaaaggTTTAGATTGTATTTTGCATGTGATTGACAAGTGGATCATGTCCAGAAACAATATGGTGGACTTAATTCAACCATTGCAATCAAGGTCCGCTATACCGGTACCGGACCCCATACTGGTGGCGGACCGGTATGGTACGGTATCGGTAGCGTACCATACCAATACATGGTATGCTTCGGCATACCGGTTCGATaccggtataatttttttttgtttcatttttttttgggtgttcaagttattaattcataaatacaatcccaaaattacattatattgcatattattgacatatttggagtcaatttttgaGTTCGGTAACGGTACAGGgacatttgatccaaaatttcaaatatatatttatttacattatattacaactatatcatcctaaaattaaaaaatatatatataaatgtgcattaaaatgtatctaaatttttaaagtacAAAGCACAAAAAATGATATACTAAGCTCAAGATCTGTTCTACATCTAATTTctcgtcgagtgtctgtgacgctcgtcgATATCTAGATCATTAGCATAATCTGGAGGAACATCAATCTAACCCTCTAAACAAGATGCATTGTACTCTTGAATATTCATCCTATAAGGCATCCTCtatggattgtaagacatctcagatctctcactcaaactctagctctgagaagtatcctctgGATGATGGTATGactgtggaggagcccatccgaTATGCCGATAGCAAAATccgatccgtaagatgctccagactgcatagggtagtaaccactagaagacgatgcctcgaatgcaccatatccatatggatcataaggtggctgtggataataggatccataatgcgaggatgattcaGATACATTTatggaccctactccacgtgcaagatcgtttGCAGCTGCATCGTGTGCTAGACGAAATCAGCTATATGAAATCATCTCCCCACGGTCTCTACTGACTCGTCCACCATGGTTTCTATCTTGTGTGGCATgtgtaaactgagactcaccggtgaatcgaatatcaccctgCGGTTGTGTCTCATAAACAGTGATCTCCTGTCCTCCAGttcctccctgatcatcagatccatgactactactaccagtatcatcatcactctccctgaTCTCCGAATCTAAATCAGATTGCTCCTGTACTCTCGAAAGTGGTGCATGTGCAactgtcttttctttttttctccttgtgTTCTTTTGTGACTGAATTTCCTGTGAGTGGGAGAATGGATATCTTCTTGCTGACTGCCGACCTCGTCTAAACATCTGTCGCTCGAACTTCTGCAAGGATGGATGTTTTCGGCATCTCGTTGAGTCTGAGATGCCTCGAGAGTTCCCTGAGAGCTCTCGAGCCTCTCAGAGAGACAACCCACCTGGGCTGTCACTAAAAGACAGCCCAGGCCCCACACCACCCCCCCCCACTCCCCCTCCTTTTTTCACGTGAAGTGTCAGTACGGTTCGAACTGAACCGTACCGATCCATACCGCCCAATTTTGAGCGAATTGGAGCCGAATAACACGGAGCCgtccggttcggtgcggttcagagtattttttcgaaaaaaatggCCGAACCGGATTGGCTGGCCGCCGATCCGGTTCGGTACACCCCGTATCGGGCGGTTCAGCCCGGTACGGCGAACCTTGATGGCAACTAACCTTGAAAAGATGAATAAAAAGATTTTGCATGTTGATAACACTGAAATAATCTATATCATTTGAACATCCATCGAGATGAAATCTGAGTATCAGAATGAGGTACTAACAAAGTTTTCTTCTGCCCATCTTAGCCATGAAGTTCTTCTCTCAAACAATCTCATTGGTAATTCGGTTATCAAAAACTTGAAAGTTTTGTTCCATGTATCTAACATGATGGGCAAAAAAAGCAAGAAGATCTATCCTTTAAAGATCTTAAAAAGGCAGCAGAGGATGAAGGCAACAACCAAAAATGAGTATCAAGCTTCAGTACAAGCCAACTATATCATTCATAATGCCATAAGACCCGTAAGTACCCAGAAATTGAGCTCAACACTGCTTTGGGCTATGAGATTCACACAAACATTGGCAATGTGCTCAAATGTGGCATCCTAGATTAGCAAGTCCTCGGTTATCCTGCACAGGGTGCAAGTTGACCTTCATATGCAAATAGTTGTTTGGTTAGCCTTAATTATGCTTCGACTTGTGGCTCATTGTCCACTGTTCACAACTTTACTGTAATTTGGCAAACATGAGATGAATGTAAGTTGTAACTAGAGTATAACAGggaaagaaagattaaaagaaaTAGCATATGGTGGGTCTTATAGGAAAATAAGTTTGGAGCCTGACTAACTGGAGATTCACAAATGGGGACACTGGGTTTTTTCACTTTAATGGCAGATAACTGAAGCTTTGGTAAAATTAGGTACTTGTGACCTATAGGAATCCATGGTGGGCCATCTGTATTATGGCTTTTTTCCTTTATCTTGGGTCTTCTCCCAACAGCTGCTTGGCCCAATGAGGTTGAAGAAGTGAGGGCTGACTATTGCTTGCAATGCACATTTTGGGCCACCTCACCAGAATGTCAGCTATGGAGTATGGACTATGGTGACAGtgtgacttattttaatttttttgttttgttttgttttgtcaaTGTTATTGTTAAAATTTGCATATTTTTCATACTATGTAAGTAACCCACCTAAAGAATTTCTTATTTAAGGAAGGTTATTATTAGGTTATCACCTCTGATCACAAATTATAAAACTATTGTAATCTTGCATAAAAGAAAGTCAAGAAGTTTAACTTGGAGTAGTGTTTAATGCATATGAACATGACAATCGGATTCAGACATGTCTAAGTGTCTGACTTAGAACACGTAAAAAAAGGAGATATAGATAATGTATACAACAAATAATCTGGACTAAAATTATATAAAGAaaacattaaaaaatattttttaggtcCTCCAACATGCACAATTCTCATCCAAACTTCCTGACTGGCTTATGGGTTTTagaaaaatgatattttattaaattattgtaATATCTACTTCCTTTATCAATCTCTAAAAGGAAATAAAAGTTCATTTTAATGTTATCATAGTGGGTCAAACTTATTATTGGAGGAATCCAACTCAATGCTAAGTTTTAAAAGTTGCAActgaaataattttataagtatccAGGTGTCTGATACAAATCCGACTTCGGTACATATCTGAGACTTCTATGATATAGACACAAGTATTTGGGTAACACAGTTTTGGGGTGAAGATCAGCAAATAAGGAATGTGACTGTCATATGAACCAGTGATGTGACAACCAAAAAACAAAAGTTTATCCTAGTTACAGCCAGACCTCAGGCACTTTCAAAGTGGTTTATGAAAACACAATTTTGCTGCAAGTCATATGGATAGTTTTCATTTGAACTTTTACAGCCTACTAGCATTATGGCCAGATGCTCATCAAAGTACATCAATAATACACTACATTCTATAGGCAAATAGTGAAATCTATTCCTTATCAGCTAGCAGTCATCATCTATGGCACAATGTCAATCCAGacattttttctgaaaaagataGACAGAGTAGCATGTTGTACTGGTCAATGCCATGTAAAACATACTATGCAAACAAGATAAGGGGACCATATAAGGGTAGGTAGTACCAATCTATGCTGACCTATTTGTGTTTGTGCTAGTGCATGCACGCAACACGATTGACTGATATGGACTGGCATGAACTCAATTCCAGTCCATGAAAAATATAAATTCTATTGTCATAAACCCTGGCACATGACCAAGCATGTGACTAACAAAACAATGGCATGGCACAACGTGTTATGTTACACTAACAAAACCAACGTATGACCAGAATAGGCACAGAAAGCAGTACTTTAATCCTTAAGTTTGCCATTTTCTTTACGAAATATGTACTATACAAAATTGTGCACATTCATATgagacaaatatatttttattgttaatgtAAGAATAAATGACTATAGCGCCAATGAGAGTGAAATAATCAATCTCAAGCATCCCTTTGTAAGATATCACAAACAACAATTGATTTGTTGATGCATGAGGAAGTTTGAACAAACTAGTGATTGGCCCAAGATACATAAGATGATGAAATAAAGGTGTTGTCGACAAGGAACCAAGTTTTCCATGTTTTATCTCAACTTATAAATACTTTATCTTACTCTTACAATGCTCACCAAAAGAGCAATATTGAAATGAATAGACAGTACGCAGTTAGTAAATACCACTTAGCCATCGCAGTTTTTTGGTCTATGAGTGGTCTCTTAGAGTTGGATTTCAAAAATGATCCAATAACAAAATGATGATCTTAGCTCTCCCATAAGGCACTCTCTTAATCAATACTCAAATACTTTCAAGAATATAGCCCTTCAGGCTAAAGTATAGTGGCGTATACAAAGACACATTGCAAGTTTGAAGT includes:
- the LOC105054283 gene encoding uncharacterized protein isoform X1, with product MDSQLSPSLLPEIGPDGIARENPVIAYTEKVIEEEQLQLKRYIQENYSKIRDVERELENLTLELKLTAGPKKAALEHLRKKIELQTERIHVAKLKEDQAKKVWEAAAQTVRDEEETKKMLCDDLNQLIQESTATQLTRLEELKRRLAALNPSRGSSVVHVTNGMGHLVHDQLHYAHKNNGVSVQQTASNVTASQPAQLQPAESAGKVPENTLTGGNNSGQPASDGHNQRPVEVREKKRTPNLGRGRGNMILPKGRGASGPGWTGAGFDVDNGT
- the LOC105054283 gene encoding uncharacterized protein isoform X3 translates to MDSQLSPSLLPEIGPDGIARENPVIAYTEKVIEEEQLQLKRYIQENYSKIRDVERELENLTLELKLTAGPKKAALEHLRKKIELQTERIHVAKLKEDQAKKVWEAAAQTVRDEEETKKMLCDDLNQLIQESTATQLTRLEELKRRLAALNPSRGSSVVHTASNVTASQPAQLQPAESAGKVPENTLTGGNNSGQPASDGHNQRPVEVREKKRTPNLGRGRGNMILPKGRGASGPGWTGAGFDVDNGT
- the LOC105054283 gene encoding uncharacterized protein isoform X2, encoding MDSQLSPSLLPEIGPDGIARENPVIAYTEKVIEEEQLQLKRYIQENYSKIRDVERELENLTLELKLTAGPKKAALEHLRKKIELQTERIHVAKLKEDQAKKVWEAAAQTVRDEEETKKMLCDDLNQLIQESTATQLTRLEELKRRLAALNPSRGSSVVHNNGVSVQQTASNVTASQPAQLQPAESAGKVPENTLTGGNNSGQPASDGHNQRPVEVREKKRTPNLGRGRGNMILPKGRGASGPGWTGAGFDVDNGT